One Primulina huaijiensis isolate GDHJ02 chromosome 5, ASM1229523v2, whole genome shotgun sequence DNA segment encodes these proteins:
- the LOC140976064 gene encoding uncharacterized protein, translating into MSDWGPVFVSVVLFVLLMPGLLIQLPGRSRFVEFGNFQTSGVSVLIHAIIYFALSCIFLLAIGVHMYMG; encoded by the coding sequence ATGTCGGATTGGGGTCCGGTGTTCGTATCGGTCGTGCTGTTCGTGCTGTTGATGCCGGGGCTGCTGATTCAGTTGCCGGGTCGCAGCCGGTTTGTGGAGTTCGGGAACTTCCAAACCAGTGGTGTCTCTGTATTGATACATGCCATTATCTACTTTGCTCTCAGCTGTATCTTCTTGTTAGCTATTGGTGTGCACATGTACATGGGCTAG
- the LOC140976060 gene encoding transcriptional elongation regulator MINIYO-like has protein sequence MEGTKNRKSKILGVTPIHVIEDDAGMLVGGIVEKGFSDNQQTRPMTPPSAPHPSVLSFPVARHRSHGPHWAPKVGKFKVNNDDDFDLCMDGEEDFNGSDLTANVANPVQRKEKRSLDLKRWQGILKNDGSSLRHWKGNKSNSNPLRVSNKVNEVSCDNIGAQIYDMEEKLCHTSYNSREVEQFTANDMSPSLLNDTPGNIKDPFQMATDDEFLDATQVGGNSLESQIDAENRARLLKMSADEIAEAQAEIMTKLSPDLIKALKRRSQEKANKLKFSLSDTATGGETVSGQYAEKSSNVSVNFDFSNSHKHEREVPGDKSTSKENKVTQYMDKKDHSLWNGWSKRVEHVQNLRFSLDGNMIDSNIIDDAGNTLSQNGYSADTVSERDFLRTEGDPGAAGYTITEAVALTRSVVPGQRTLALHLIAAVLGRAIFSICQNQFSFTSNSADAYSFDDWEAIWAFALGPEPELALSLRMSLDDNHNSVILACAKAIQCALSCDMNEIIFDISENASTHSNDVFTAPVFRSRPDINVGFLRGGFWKYSAKPSNIDFIGEESGDEPAGERTIQDDLVVAGQDIAAGLIRMGILPRICYLIETDPSAPLEECLISILIAIARHSPTCAAAIMNCERLVQTVANRFTLKEHMEINPCKIKIVKLIKVLACFEKKSCLTFIKNGIFRQVTWHLYRYSFSLDHLIKSGKEVGKYSSALLVEQLRFWKVCVRYGYCISDFSDLFASICIWLSVPNVELLIENDMMSECFAITKEVYLLLDVLVARLPNFYSVMHETVENTTQDTESLSWSHMGPIIDHALEWIHVKTIPYVSGFFGLQAKDGGYRSLQDPEVNSLLQVISSVLRILSSVLKAVIPVDTTGLPNGNLPWIPEFVPKIGFAIIRNGYMGFFGECNINGSVLEHLFHLRLRNRQEIAIYSTCCLQGLIQVVASIDKLIQHANLKSHEALSKYLILSRDEKVLADGILKSSMVEVRGTLTTLMTLIINECQSMHPIEVFGRGGPAPGVGVGWGASGGGYWSLKTLLAQQDARLFTYLLKVFEISTAKDLLDADEMGCLMQSINCTLAASLIVGPGNSSVFYKLLNFMFQVPVLKHLDFGIRQFLCLRKGFKPFGWNYEEEDYLLLANVLTAHFKNRWLSAKKKLKSKKETNHFSHKTKKGGHCLETIHEDVDPPNMIIQESTSLMMEWAYQRLHLPAHWFLSAISTIHLEKNANPCASHNSIEVTKGGLFFLLCIEAIPAFSTSEAFSPVKSVPVVWKLHALSVVLLFGMYVLEDEKSRDIYESLQKVYGEILDDKLFSNLSDNLVVEPLKFESDIHENYSTFIEILVEQFAAESYGDIIFGRQVAIYLNRSVETSVRLTTWNTLSNARVLELLPPLDQCLTKAESYLEPVEDDERILEAYVKSWVSGALDKAATRNSAAYSLVLHHLSCFIFQNLAGDMLSLRNKLVKFLLRDYSHKQQHEGMLLKLIEYKKKAMIMSEFDSPHYISGIDKRVQLLKEICQGNSSLMVVVEKLNSGLLH, from the exons ATGGAAGGAACcaaaaaccgaaaatccaaaATATTAGGAGTAACCCCAATCCACGTAATTGAAGATGACGCCGGGATGCTGGTCGGTGGCATTGTTGAAAAGGGCTTCTCAGACAACCAGCAAACTAGGCCTATGACACCGCCTTCCGCCCCTCACCCCAGTGTTCTGTCTTTTCCGGTGGCCCGTCACCGCTCTCACGGCCCG CATTGGGCTCCAAAAGTTGGAAAATTTAAGGTTAACaatgatgatgattttgatttgTGCATGGACGGTGAGGAAGATTTCAATGGGAGTGACCTGACTGCTAATGTGGCCAATCCAGTACAAAGAAAGGAAAAGAGAAGTTTAGATCTGAAAAGGTGGCAGGGTATTCTGAAAAATGATGGCAGCTCTCTGCGTCATTGGAAGGGAAACAAAAGTAACTCAAATCCTTTGAGAGTTAGCAATAAAGTGAATGAAGTATCTTGTGACAACATTGGGGCACAGATTTATGATATGGAGGAAAAGCTATGCCATACTTCTTACAATAGTCGTGAAGTAGAGCAATTTACTGCGAATGACATGTCTCCATCTCTCTTGAATGACACGCCCGGGAATATTAAAGATCCATTCCAGATGGCTACTGATGATGAATTCCTTGACGCAACCCAGGTTGGTGGGAACAGTCTTGAGAGTCAGATTGATGCAGAGAATCGTGCTCGGTTGTTAAAGATGTCTGCTGATGAGATTGCGGAGGCACAAGCTGAAATAATGACAAAGTTGAGTCCAGATTTGATTAAAGCCCTTAAAAGAAGGAGCCAAGAGAAAGCAAATAAGCTGAAGTTTTCTTTGTCAGACACAGCCACCGGTGGTGAAACTGTTAGTGGTCAATATGCGGAAAAGTCATCTAACGTATCGGTAAACTTTGATTTCAGTAACTCTCATAAGCACGAGAGAGAAGTTCCTGGAGACAAATCTACTtccaaagaaaataaagttaccCAATATATGGATAAAAAGGATCATAGTTTGTGGAATGGTTGGAGTAAAAGAGTGGAGCATGTCCAGAATTTGAGATTTTCCTTGGATGGGAATATGATTGACAGTAATATAATTGACGACGCTG GTAATACATTGTCTCAAAATGGGTACAGCGCAGATACTGTCTCTGAGCGCGATTTCCTTCGAACTGAAGGTGATCCTGGTGCTGCTGGTTACACTATAACGGAAGCAGTTGCTCTAACTAGAAGTGTG GTCCCTGGGCAACGCACTTTGGCTTTACATTTGATTGCAGCTGTGCTTGGTCGGGCAATTTTCAGCATCTGTCAGAATCAATTTAGTTTTACTTCTAACTCAGCTGATGCTTACTCTTTTGATGACTGGGAGGCTATCTGGGCTTTTGCTCTTGGCCCCGAACCAGAGCTCGCTTTATCTTTAAG AATGTCTCTCGATGATAATCACAACTCGGTAATTCTTGCTTGTGCCAAAGCGATTCAGTGTGCACTGAGCTGTGACATGAACGAAATCATATTTGATATCTCAGAG AATGCTTCAACTCATTCAAATGATGTTTTTACTGCTCCTGTATTTAGAAGTAGGCCGGATATTAATGTTGGGTTTCTTCGTGGTGGCTTTTGGAAGTATAGTGCCAAGCCTTCTAATATTGATTTTATTGGTGAAGAATCGGGTGATGAACCCGCAGGTGAGCGTACTATTCAGGATGATCTAGTTGTTGCGGGGCAAGATATTGCTGCTGGTCTAATTAGGATGGGAATTCTTCCAAGGATTTGCTATCTCATAGAG ACAGATCCTTCTGCCCCGTTGGAAGAATGCTTAATTTCTATATTGATTGCAATAGCAAGGCACTCCCCAACATGTGCTGCTGCGATAATGAACTGCGAAAGGCTTGTTCAGACAGTTGCCAACAGGTTTACCCTGAAAGAACATATGGAAATTAACCCTTGCAAGATAAAAATTGTTAAGCTTATAAAG GTATTGGCTTGTTTTGAGAAGAAGAGTTGCTTAACATTCATAAAGAATGGAATTTTTCGCCAGGTGACTTGGCACTTGTACAGATATTCATTTTCTCTAGATCATTTGATTAAATCTGGCAAAGAGGTCGGCAAATATTCGTCTGCTTTGCTGGTTGAGCAGTTGCGTTTTTGGAAGGTTTGCGTTAGATATGGATATTGCATTTCTGACTTTTCCGACCTATTTGCTTCAATATGTATATGGTTGAGTGTACCTAATGTTGAGCTGCTAATTGAAAATGACATGATGAGTGAATGTTTCGCCATCACAAAGGAAGTTTATCTTCTGCTCGATGTTTTAGTTGCTAGACTTCCAAATTTCTACTCTGTCATGCATGAAACGGTGGAGAATACTACTCAAGATACAGAGTCTTTGTCTTGGAGTCACATGGGCCCTATCATTGATCATGCCCTTGAGTGGATACATGTCAAAACCATTCCATATGTATCTGGATTCTTTGGCCTCCAAGCTAAAGATGGAGGTTATCGCAGTTTGCAGGATCCAGAAGTAAATTCCTTGCTACAAGTCATTTCATCTGTTTTAAGAATTCTTTCAAGTGTGCTCAAAGCTGTGATCCCAGTGGATACTACTGGTTTGCCAAATGGAAATTTGCCATGGATTCCAGAGTTCGTCCCGAAGATTGGGTTTGCAATCATCAGAAACGGATACATGGGTTTTTTTGGAGAATGTAATATTAATGGTTCTGTTTTGGAGCATTTATTTCATTTGAGACTGAGAAACAGACAAGAGATAGCAATATATTCTACATGTTGCCTTCAAGGATTGATCCAAGTAGTTGCTTCTATTGATAAATTGATCCAGCATGCAAACCTTAAAAGTCATGAGGCATTATCCAAGTACTTGATTCTGTCGAGGGACGAAAAAGTTCTTGCTGATGGGATACTCAAGTCATCTATGGTTGAAGTGAGAGGTACGCTGACAACTTTGATGACATtaatcatcaatgaatgtcAAAGTATGCATCCTATTGAGGTATTTGGCAGAGGTGGCCCTGCTCCTGGAGTGGGTGTGGGATGGGGTGCTTCTGGTGGAGGATATTGGTCCTTGAAAACTCTGTTGGCTCAGCAAGATGCCAGATTGTTTACTTACTTACTCAAAGTTTTCGAAATTTCTACTGCAAAAGATTTATTGGATGCTGACGAGATGGGGTGTTTAATGCAAAGTATAAATTGCACCCTTGCAGCTAGTTTGATTGTGGGTCCAGGGAATAGTTCTGTTTTTTATAAGCTTCTGAATTTCATGTTTCAGGTTCCTGTTCTAAAGCATCTAGATTTCGGTATCCGCCAGTTTCTGTGTCTTAGAAAAGGATTTAAGCCCTTTGGGTGGAATTATGAAGAAGAGGATTACCTGTTATTAGCTAATGTTTTGACTGCTCACTTCAAAAACAGGTGGCTAAGTGCAAAAAAGAAGTTAAAATCCAAGAAAGAAACCAATCATTTTAgccacaaaacaaagaaaggtGGTCATTGTTTGGAGACCATTCATGAAGATGTTGATCCACCAAACATGATAATTCAAGAGTCAACTTCCTTGATGATGGAGTGGGCTTACCAGAGATTGCATCTTCCGGCACATTGGTTTCTCAGTGCAATATCCACCATTCATCTTGAGAAAAATGCAAATCCTTGTGCATCTCACAACTCAATTGAAGTTACCAAAGGCGGACTCTTTTTTCTCTTATGTATTGAAGCAATCCCTGCTTTCAGTACCTCCGAGGCCTTCTCCCCTGTTAAATCCGTCCCAGTTGTTTGGAAACTGCACGCATTGTCTGTGGTATTACTTTTTGGAATGTATGTTCTTGAGGATGAAAAGAGCCGGGATATTTATGAAAGTTTACAGAAAGTCTATGGTGAAATCCTTGATGATAAACTTTTTTCTAATTTGAGTGATAACTTGGTTGTGGAGCCCCTTAAATTTGAGTCAGATATACATGAGAATTACTCTACTTTTATTGAAATTTTGGTAGAGCAATTTGCTGCTGAATCTTACGGTGACATCATATTTGGTCGACAAGTTGCGATATATTTAAATCGATCTGTTGAAACTTCTGTAAGACTTACGACTTGGAACACATTGTCTAATGCTCGTGTTCTTGAACTTTTACCTCCTCTGGATCAATGCTTAACAAAGGCTGAGAGCTATCTTGAACCAGTTGAG GATGATGAGAGGATTTTGGAAGCTTATGTTAAATCATGGGTCTCTGGTGCTCTCGACAAAGCAGCAACCCGGAATTCAGCTGCATATTCGCTGGTTCTGCACCATCTTTCATGTTTCATTTTTCAGAATCTTGCTGGTGATATGCTCTCACTGCGCAATAAGCTTGTAAAATTTCTgttgcgagattattctcaCAAACAGCAACATGAG GGCATGCTGTTGAAATTAATAGAGTACAAAAAAAAGGCCATGATCATGTCAGAGTTTGACTCACCCCATTATATCTCTGGGATTGATAAAAGAGTGCAGCTACTGAAAGAAATTTGTCAAGGAAATTCGTCGCTCATGGTTGTAGTAGAAAAGCTCAATTCCGGCTTGCTTCATTAG
- the LOC140977522 gene encoding ribonucleoside-diphosphate reductase small chain: MHEEPLLAPNPDRFCMFPIQYPQIWEMYKKAEASFWTAEEVDLSQDVRHWDARTADEKHFIKHVLAFFAASDGIVLENLAGRFMKEVQISEARAFYGFQIAIENIHSEMYSLLLETYIKDSAEKNLIFHAIETVPCVETKAKWALRWIDGSESFAERIVAFACVEGIFFSGSFCAIFWLKKRGIMPGLTFSNELISRDEGLHCDFACLLYSLLKMKLSEERVKGIIADAVDIEREFVCDDLPCALVGMNADLMSQYIEFVADRLLNALGYGKLYHVQNPFDWMELISLQGKTNFFEERVGEYQKASIMSSLNGNGVTHVFKLDEDF; the protein is encoded by the coding sequence ATGCATGAAGAACCCCTCCTCGCCCCCAACCCAGATCGATTCTGCATGTTCCCAATTCAGTACCCTCAAATCTGGGAAATGTACAAGAAAGCTGAAGCCTCCTTCTGGACGGCGGAGGAAGTCGATTTGTCCCAGGATGTCCGCCACTGGGACGCCCGTACTGCTGACGAGAAGCATTTCATCAAACACGTGCTCGCGTTCTTCGCCGCATCCGACGGCATCGTCTTGGAGAACCTTGCGGGTCGATTCATGAAGGAGGTCCAGATCTCGGAGGCTCGGGCCTTTTACGGCTTCCAGATCGCCATCGAGAACATCCACTCCGAGATGTACAGCCTCCTGCTCGAGACTTACATAAAAGATTCCGCCGAGAAGAACCTGATCTTCCACGCGATCGAAACCGTCCCCTGCGTCGAAACGAAGGCCAAGTGGGCCCTCCGCTGGATCGACGGGTCGGAATCATTCGCGGAGAGAATAGTGGCCTTCGCTTGTGTTGAAGGTATATTCTTCTCCGGAAGCTTCTGCGCCATATTCTGGCTCAAGAAGCGCGGGATAATGCCGGGACTGACTTTCTCGAACGAGCTGATCTCCAGAGACGAAGGGTTGCACTGCGACTTCGCCTGCTTGCTATACAGTCTACTGAAAATGAAGCTGAGCGAGGAGAGAGTGAAAGGGATCATCGCAGACGCAGTGGACATCGAGAGGGAATTCGTGTGCGACGACCTTCCCTGCGCACTGGTGGGTATGAACGCGGATTTGATGAGCCAATACATAGAGTTCGTGGCAGATAGGTTGTTGAATGCTCTGGGATATGGAAAGCTCTACCATGTGCAGAACCCGTTCGATTGGATGGAGCTGATTAGCCTGCAAGGAAAGACAAATTTCTTCGAGGAAAGAGTGGGGGAGTATCAAAAGGCATCGATTATGTCTAGTTTGAATGGAAATGGGGTTACCCATGTTTTCAAACTGGATGAGGATTTCTAG